One Paraburkholderia agricolaris genomic region harbors:
- the speB gene encoding agmatinase: protein MNTSSFISPEAGERPQPLSGNAMPRCGGIATMMRLPNVGSAEGFDACFVGVPFDLGTSNRTGARFGPRQIRSESVLLRPYNMATRAAPFDSLRVADLGDVAINPYNLHDSIKRIETAYDEILQHNCKPITLGGDHTIALPILRAIHRKHGKVGLIHVDAHADVNDTMMGEKIAHGTPFRRAVEEGLLDCDRVVQIGLRGTGYAAEDFDWCRDQGFEVVQAEACWNQSLVPLMARVRERMGDGPVYITFDIDGIDPAFAPGTGTPEIAGLTVPQALEIIRGSHGLNIVGCDLVEVAPPYDPFGTTALLGANLAFELLCVLPGVEYRASKR from the coding sequence ATGAATACTTCCTCCTTCATTTCTCCCGAGGCCGGTGAACGGCCGCAGCCGCTGTCCGGCAACGCCATGCCCCGTTGCGGCGGCATTGCCACGATGATGCGGCTGCCGAACGTCGGTTCGGCCGAAGGGTTCGACGCCTGCTTTGTCGGCGTGCCATTCGATCTCGGCACCTCGAACCGCACCGGCGCGCGCTTCGGGCCGCGCCAGATCCGCAGCGAATCCGTGCTGCTGCGTCCGTACAACATGGCGACGCGCGCCGCGCCGTTCGATTCGCTGCGCGTGGCCGATCTCGGCGACGTCGCGATCAATCCGTACAACCTGCACGATTCGATCAAGCGCATTGAGACTGCCTACGACGAAATCCTCCAGCACAACTGCAAGCCGATCACGCTGGGCGGCGACCACACGATCGCGTTGCCGATCCTGCGCGCGATTCATCGCAAACACGGCAAGGTCGGTCTGATTCACGTCGACGCGCATGCGGACGTCAACGACACGATGATGGGCGAGAAAATCGCGCACGGCACGCCGTTCCGCCGCGCGGTGGAAGAAGGCCTGCTCGACTGCGACCGCGTTGTGCAGATCGGTCTGCGCGGCACGGGCTACGCGGCGGAAGATTTCGACTGGTGCCGCGACCAGGGCTTTGAAGTGGTGCAGGCCGAGGCGTGCTGGAACCAGTCGCTGGTCCCGCTGATGGCGCGTGTGCGTGAACGCATGGGCGATGGTCCGGTGTACATCACCTTCGATATCGATGGTATCGATCCGGCGTTCGCGCCGGGTACGGGCACGCCGGAAATCGCCGGTTTGACGGTGCCGCAGGCGTTGGAGATCATCCGCGGCTCGCACGGGTTGAATATCGTCGGCTGCGATCTGGTTGAGGTGGCGCCGCCGTACGATCCGTTTGGCACGACCGCGCTGCTCGGCGCGAATCTCGCCTTCGAATTGCTGTGCGTGCTGCCGGGCGTCGAGTATCGGGCGTCGAAGCGATGA
- the serS gene encoding serine--tRNA ligase has translation MLDIQLLRKDLDGVAKRLADRGYTLDVAAFTALEAERRDTQTRTEEMQARRNTLSKQIGGMKGRGEDTSALMAEVGGIGDGMKASAARLDDIQKRLSDLLLGVPNLAHESVPVGTDEAGNVEVRRWGTPRQFDFEVKDHVDVGTPLGLDFETGAKLSGARFTMLRGQIARLHRALAQFMIDTHALHHGYTEVYTPYIVNPEILYGTGQLPKFADDMFRVEKGGEENTVTQYLISTSEISLTNTVRDSIVEAETLPIKLTAHSPCFRSEAGSYGRDTRGLIRQHQFDKVEMVQIVAPETSYDALEQMVGHAETILQKLELPYRVITLCTGDMGFSAAKTYDLEVWVPAQNTYREISSCSNTESFQARRMQARFRNAQGKPELVHTLNGSGLAVGRTLVAVLENFQNADGSVTVPVALRPYLGGVERLEVPAA, from the coding sequence ATGCTCGACATCCAGTTGCTGCGCAAAGACCTCGACGGCGTCGCCAAACGCCTCGCCGACCGCGGCTATACCCTCGACGTGGCGGCCTTTACCGCGCTCGAAGCGGAACGCCGCGACACCCAGACCCGTACTGAAGAGATGCAGGCGCGCCGCAACACCTTGTCGAAGCAGATCGGCGGGATGAAAGGGCGGGGCGAGGACACCTCGGCGCTGATGGCCGAAGTGGGCGGTATCGGCGACGGGATGAAGGCATCGGCGGCCAGGCTCGACGACATCCAGAAGCGTTTGTCCGACCTGCTGCTCGGCGTGCCGAACCTGGCGCACGAAAGCGTGCCGGTCGGTACGGACGAAGCCGGCAATGTCGAAGTGCGCCGCTGGGGCACGCCGCGCCAGTTCGATTTCGAGGTGAAGGATCACGTCGACGTCGGCACGCCGCTTGGCCTCGACTTCGAGACCGGCGCGAAGCTGTCGGGCGCGCGCTTCACGATGCTGCGCGGCCAGATTGCCCGGCTGCATCGCGCGCTGGCGCAGTTCATGATCGACACGCACGCGCTGCATCACGGCTACACCGAGGTGTACACGCCGTACATCGTGAATCCGGAGATTCTGTACGGTACCGGCCAACTGCCGAAATTCGCCGACGACATGTTCCGCGTCGAGAAGGGCGGTGAAGAGAATACGGTCACCCAGTATCTGATTTCGACGTCGGAAATTTCGCTGACGAACACGGTGCGCGACAGCATCGTCGAAGCGGAAACGCTGCCGATCAAACTGACCGCGCATTCGCCGTGCTTCCGCTCGGAAGCGGGCTCGTATGGCCGCGATACGCGCGGCCTGATCCGCCAGCATCAGTTCGACAAGGTCGAGATGGTGCAGATCGTTGCGCCGGAAACGTCGTATGACGCGCTCGAGCAGATGGTCGGCCATGCGGAGACGATTCTGCAGAAGCTCGAATTGCCGTACCGTGTGATCACGCTGTGCACGGGCGATATGGGCTTCTCGGCTGCCAAGACGTACGACCTGGAAGTGTGGGTGCCCGCGCAGAATACGTATCGCGAGATTTCGAGCTGCTCGAATACGGAGTCGTTCCAGGCTCGCCGGATGCAGGCGCGCTTCCGCAATGCGCAAGGCAAGCCCGAGCTGGTGCATACGCTGAACGGATCGGGTCTGGCGGTGGGCCGTACGCTCGTGGCCGTGCTTGAGAACTTCCAGAACGCGGATGGTTCGGTGACGGTGCCGGTGGCACTGCGTCCGTACCTCGGTGGTGTGGAACGGCTGGAAGTGCCGGCGGCTTGA
- the cytX gene encoding putative hydroxymethylpyrimidine transporter CytX produces the protein MAQDPLTGDAGSTYAPLTPVPDARRAFRTGDAFALWFSLGIGLLVAQAGALLVPGLSLPHALLAILIGSVIGVVLLALAGVVGTDTGLAAMSSLRPTLGVRGASVPAVLNAVQLVGWGSFEVIVMRDSADALAKQAFGFSMPLIWTVIFGLLATLLAISGPLSFVRRFLRTWGIWLLLAGAAWLSWNLLARHDLAALMRRPGTGEMSFGGAIDLVVAMPLSWLPLIADYTRFGRRPGETFRGTLLGYGIANIWFYALGAIYGLAAGGGDALLTGALAQAGGGLALLLILIDEVDNAFADIHSAAVSTGTFWTRGSVPLLSAAFGALCTAIALLVPMAKYQNFLLLIGSVFAPLFGVMLVDHFIVRKRRIEAAALGDVRGRYGFSGGWHLSAFAAWAIGIVSYQVINQWLPNLGATLPSLAIGAVCYLALVSARKTAYA, from the coding sequence ATGGCACAAGATCCACTCACCGGCGACGCCGGCTCCACCTACGCACCGCTCACGCCGGTGCCCGACGCGCGCCGCGCGTTCCGCACCGGCGATGCTTTCGCGCTCTGGTTCTCGCTCGGCATCGGCCTGCTGGTTGCGCAGGCGGGCGCGCTGCTGGTGCCGGGCTTATCGCTGCCGCATGCGTTGCTGGCCATCCTGATCGGCAGCGTGATCGGTGTCGTTCTGCTGGCGCTGGCCGGCGTGGTCGGCACGGACACGGGTCTCGCGGCCATGTCGTCGCTGCGGCCGACGCTCGGCGTGCGCGGTGCCTCGGTGCCTGCCGTGCTGAACGCGGTGCAACTGGTCGGCTGGGGCTCGTTCGAAGTGATCGTGATGCGCGATTCCGCCGATGCGCTCGCCAAACAGGCCTTCGGTTTCTCGATGCCGCTGATCTGGACCGTGATCTTCGGTTTGCTCGCCACGCTGCTGGCCATTAGCGGCCCACTGTCGTTCGTGCGCCGGTTTCTGCGCACGTGGGGCATCTGGCTGCTGCTGGCGGGCGCCGCGTGGCTCTCGTGGAATCTGCTTGCCAGGCACGATCTGGCCGCGCTGATGCGCCGTCCGGGCACGGGCGAGATGTCGTTCGGCGGCGCCATCGATCTGGTGGTCGCGATGCCGCTCTCGTGGCTGCCGCTGATCGCCGACTACACGCGCTTCGGCCGACGCCCCGGTGAGACTTTCCGCGGCACGCTGCTCGGTTACGGCATTGCGAATATCTGGTTCTACGCGCTCGGCGCGATCTACGGCCTCGCGGCAGGCGGTGGCGATGCGCTGCTGACCGGCGCGCTGGCTCAAGCGGGCGGCGGCCTCGCCCTGCTGCTGATCCTGATCGACGAAGTCGACAACGCATTCGCCGATATCCACTCGGCAGCGGTCTCGACCGGCACGTTCTGGACGCGCGGCAGCGTGCCGCTGTTGTCGGCGGCATTCGGCGCGCTGTGCACGGCGATCGCCCTGCTCGTGCCGATGGCGAAGTATCAGAACTTCCTGCTGCTGATCGGCTCCGTATTCGCACCGCTGTTCGGCGTGATGCTGGTGGATCACTTCATCGTACGCAAGCGTCGCATTGAAGCCGCTGCGCTCGGCGACGTGCGCGGCCGCTATGGCTTCTCCGGTGGCTGGCATCTGAGCGCGTTCGCAGCGTGGGCGATCGGGATCGTGTCGTATCAGGTAATCAACCAATGGCTGCCGAACCTGGGTGCGACCTTGCCCTCGCTGGCGATCGGCGCGGTGTGTTATCTGGCGCTGGTATCGGCTCGGAAAACTGCTTACGCCTGA
- a CDS encoding replication-associated recombination protein A, translating into MFEETRANVPLAERLRPRNIDEVIGQKHLLGPNKPLRVAFESGEAHSMILWGPPGVGKTTLARLMADAFHAEFIALSAVLSGVKDIREAVETAQIHRANGHQTLVFVDEVHRFNKSQQDAFLPHVESGLFVFVGATTENPSFEVNSALLSRAAVYVLKSLTDEEQSELLERAQQELGGLTFTDEARDALIGSADGDGRKLLNNLEIVARAAAQQKSTEIDGALLGSALAENLRRFDKGGDAFYDQISALHKSVRGSSPDGALYWFCRMLDGGADPRYLARRIVRMAWEDIGLADPRAARIALDASETYERLGTPEGELALAQAIIYLAVAPKSNAGYNAYNEARRFVSKDQSRGVPVHLRNAPTKLMKELGYGHEYRYAHDEPDAYAAGETYLPDNMRDPHWYEPTPRGLEGKIGDKMARLAELDAQWRSENKPKKG; encoded by the coding sequence ATGTTTGAAGAAACCCGTGCCAATGTTCCGCTCGCTGAACGCCTGCGGCCCCGCAATATCGACGAAGTAATCGGCCAGAAGCATCTGCTCGGCCCGAACAAGCCGCTGCGGGTCGCTTTCGAATCCGGCGAAGCCCATTCGATGATCCTGTGGGGCCCGCCCGGCGTCGGCAAGACCACGCTCGCGCGGCTTATGGCCGACGCGTTTCACGCTGAGTTCATCGCGTTGTCCGCGGTGCTCTCGGGCGTGAAGGATATCCGCGAAGCCGTCGAAACCGCGCAGATTCATCGCGCGAACGGGCATCAGACGCTGGTGTTCGTCGACGAGGTGCATCGCTTCAACAAGAGCCAGCAGGACGCGTTCTTGCCGCACGTCGAGTCGGGGCTGTTCGTGTTCGTCGGCGCGACGACCGAGAATCCGTCGTTCGAGGTCAATAGCGCGTTGCTCTCGCGAGCCGCCGTCTATGTGCTGAAAAGCCTCACCGACGAAGAGCAGAGCGAACTGCTCGAGCGTGCGCAGCAAGAACTCGGCGGTCTCACGTTCACCGACGAAGCGCGTGACGCCCTGATCGGTTCCGCCGATGGCGACGGCCGCAAGCTCCTGAACAACCTGGAAATCGTCGCGCGCGCGGCGGCTCAGCAGAAGAGCACCGAAATCGACGGCGCCTTGCTCGGCAGCGCGCTCGCCGAGAATCTGCGCCGCTTCGACAAAGGCGGCGACGCGTTCTACGACCAGATCAGCGCGCTGCATAAATCGGTGCGCGGCAGCAGCCCGGACGGCGCGCTGTACTGGTTTTGCCGCATGCTCGACGGCGGCGCGGACCCGCGCTACCTCGCGCGCCGGATCGTGCGCATGGCGTGGGAAGACATCGGCCTTGCCGACCCACGCGCGGCCCGCATCGCGCTGGACGCGTCCGAAACCTATGAACGTCTCGGTACGCCCGAAGGAGAGCTGGCGCTGGCGCAGGCGATTATTTATCTGGCAGTCGCGCCGAAGTCGAACGCCGGATACAACGCGTACAACGAGGCGCGGCGGTTCGTGAGCAAGGACCAGTCGCGCGGCGTGCCGGTGCATCTGCGCAACGCGCCGACCAAGCTGATGAAAGAACTCGGCTACGGTCACGAATACCGCTATGCGCACGACGAACCCGATGCCTACGCAGCCGGTGAGACCTATCTGCCGGACAACATGCGCGACCCGCATTGGTACGAGCCGACGCCGCGGGGTCTTGAAGGCAAGATCGGCGACAAGATGGCGCGTCTGGCCGAGCTCGACGCGCAGTGGCGCAGTGAGAACAAGCCCAAAAAGGGCTGA
- a CDS encoding RidA family protein: MTDRELIVPPTMQRIVERAGYVPAVKVGATVFCAGQVGRSVELEVIADPEAQFLACWENLRVVLQAAGCTFEDVVDMTTYHVQMSTHMPVFREVKNRVFPRGTCAWTTIGVSELAHPGLLVEIKCVAVKRDSSAT; this comes from the coding sequence ATGACAGACCGCGAATTGATCGTCCCGCCGACGATGCAACGTATCGTAGAACGAGCAGGCTATGTACCCGCAGTGAAGGTCGGCGCCACCGTGTTCTGCGCCGGACAGGTCGGGCGTTCAGTCGAACTGGAAGTGATCGCCGATCCCGAGGCGCAATTCCTGGCGTGCTGGGAAAATCTGCGCGTTGTGCTGCAAGCTGCGGGCTGTACCTTTGAAGACGTTGTCGACATGACGACGTACCACGTGCAGATGAGCACGCATATGCCGGTATTCCGCGAGGTGAAGAACCGGGTTTTCCCACGCGGCACATGCGCCTGGACGACCATCGGTGTGTCAGAGCTCGCGCATCCGGGCTTGCTGGTCGAGATCAAGTGCGTGGCAGTGAAGCGGGATTCATCAGCAACGTGA
- a CDS encoding NAD(P)/FAD-dependent oxidoreductase, which yields MIHPAPTSPPPRGSRVAVVGAGISGLASAWLLARNHRVTLFESAGYAGGHTNTVDVTLDGHTHPVDTGFLVFNDRTYPNLIALFAELGVESHPSDMTFSVSLDEGRLEWAGTSLNTVFAQRRNLFSPTFIGMLRDIVRFNGSAQSNLELAIETRASMGEMLTAGGYGSAFQRHYLLPMAAAIWSSATADILAFPATTFLRFCLNHALLQVNRRPQWKTVVGGGREYVRRIVGALDDVRVGTAVRGVRRDADGVDVFTDEGAERFDALVLATHAPTSLRLLGNDADQDERSVLGAVRYQPNAAVLHTDTNLLPRRQRVWSAWNYLGSRAHDGMHPVCVSYLVNQLQPLPFKTPLVVTLNPVTQLAPGTELRRFVYDHPLFDLAAIDAQHRLPSLQGRRRTWFAGAWTGYGFHEDGLKSALRVAADFNVSPAWARL from the coding sequence ATGATCCATCCCGCACCGACCTCACCACCGCCGCGCGGCTCGCGGGTCGCGGTCGTCGGCGCCGGTATTTCGGGTTTAGCCAGTGCCTGGCTGCTGGCGCGCAACCATCGCGTCACCCTGTTCGAATCGGCCGGCTACGCGGGCGGCCACACCAATACCGTGGACGTCACGCTCGACGGTCACACGCATCCCGTCGACACGGGTTTCCTCGTTTTTAACGACCGTACCTATCCGAACCTGATCGCGTTGTTTGCCGAATTAGGCGTCGAGTCGCATCCGAGCGACATGACCTTCTCGGTCTCGCTCGACGAAGGCCGCCTCGAATGGGCCGGCACCAGTCTGAACACCGTGTTCGCACAACGCCGCAACCTGTTCTCGCCGACCTTCATCGGCATGCTGCGCGACATCGTGCGGTTCAACGGCAGCGCGCAGAGCAATCTGGAACTCGCGATAGAAACGCGCGCATCGATGGGTGAAATGCTGACGGCGGGTGGCTACGGCTCCGCGTTCCAGCGCCACTACCTGCTGCCGATGGCCGCGGCGATCTGGTCGAGCGCGACCGCGGATATCCTCGCTTTTCCGGCCACCACCTTCCTGCGCTTTTGCCTGAACCACGCGCTGCTTCAGGTGAATCGGCGGCCGCAGTGGAAGACGGTGGTCGGAGGAGGGCGCGAGTACGTGCGGCGCATCGTCGGCGCGCTCGACGACGTTCGCGTCGGCACCGCGGTTCGAGGCGTACGGCGCGATGCCGACGGGGTCGACGTGTTCACCGACGAGGGCGCCGAGCGTTTCGACGCGCTGGTGCTCGCCACCCACGCGCCGACCTCGCTGCGACTGCTCGGCAACGACGCCGATCAGGACGAACGCAGCGTGCTGGGCGCCGTACGCTATCAGCCGAATGCCGCGGTGCTGCATACGGATACGAATCTGCTGCCGCGGCGTCAGCGCGTGTGGTCGGCGTGGAATTATCTGGGAAGCCGCGCGCATGACGGCATGCATCCGGTGTGCGTCAGCTATCTGGTCAATCAGCTCCAGCCGCTGCCGTTCAAGACGCCGCTCGTTGTCACGCTCAATCCGGTAACGCAATTGGCGCCGGGCACTGAGCTGCGCCGCTTCGTCTACGACCATCCGCTGTTCGATCTGGCCGCCATCGATGCGCAGCACCGGCTGCCGTCGTTGCAAGGCAGGCGCCGCACCTGGTTCGCCGGCGCGTGGACGGGCTACGGTTTTCACGAGGACGGTCTGAAATCGGCACTGCGCGTTGCCGCCGATTTCAATGTGTCGCCGGCATGGGCCAGGTTATGA
- a CDS encoding alpha/beta fold hydrolase — protein MAQRADFTGCLGKDDVPVTEQRILSPNFRSNPHQNLGRFMSSNFRVASGRAMLAAKVVGNGDSVVFLHARVADNRMWHDQLDGVGAHNKAIAYDRRGFGETRADEEDFSAVADLMAVIDAMAHGKPVILVGCSQGGGIALDAALRHPSRVRALVLIAPNVTGAPEAIGSPEIEGLRMQLKQAEKIGDIDRAIAIRTRLSLDGPLEPEGRVTGQARQLFLDMNSVALRSAPIGANLDAAPAYDRLAEISVPSLVICGDLDLPGIQERSRYVATTVLNGSYHELSGAAHLPSLERPAEITSLVTEFIDRCSRH, from the coding sequence ATGGCACAGCGCGCCGATTTTACCGGCTGCCTCGGAAAGGACGATGTCCCCGTAACCGAGCAGCGGATTCTGTCGCCGAATTTCAGATCGAATCCTCACCAGAACTTAGGACGATTCATGAGTTCGAATTTTAGAGTTGCGTCCGGCCGTGCCATGTTGGCTGCGAAAGTCGTCGGCAATGGCGACTCTGTTGTCTTTCTGCATGCACGTGTTGCTGATAACCGTATGTGGCACGACCAACTGGATGGCGTGGGCGCGCATAACAAGGCGATTGCTTATGATCGTCGAGGCTTCGGCGAGACCCGTGCCGACGAGGAGGACTTTTCTGCAGTCGCGGACCTGATGGCGGTGATTGACGCCATGGCGCACGGCAAGCCGGTGATCCTGGTCGGGTGCTCACAGGGTGGGGGGATCGCGCTCGACGCGGCGCTTCGGCATCCATCACGCGTGCGTGCCCTTGTTCTCATTGCACCCAACGTGACCGGTGCGCCGGAGGCAATCGGCTCGCCTGAAATCGAGGGTCTACGGATGCAACTGAAGCAAGCCGAAAAGATCGGCGATATAGATCGGGCGATCGCGATCAGAACACGCCTTTCTCTGGACGGCCCACTCGAGCCCGAAGGTCGTGTTACGGGTCAGGCTCGCCAACTGTTCCTCGACATGAACTCAGTTGCGCTCAGGTCTGCGCCGATCGGGGCGAATCTTGATGCCGCGCCTGCCTACGACCGTTTGGCTGAGATCTCGGTGCCCTCGCTGGTGATTTGCGGTGATCTCGACCTTCCCGGCATTCAGGAGCGAAGCCGTTATGTTGCAACTACAGTGCTGAACGGGTCGTACCATGAACTGTCGGGCGCGGCCCATCTGCCGAGCCTGGAGCGGCCGGCGGAAATCACGAGTCTGGTCACGGAATTCATTGATCGCTGCTCTCGCCATTGA
- a CDS encoding transporter substrate-binding and LysM peptidoglycan-binding domain-containing protein has protein sequence MKKILGSVLFLILLAAGWYIHEGGLKNPLNSVQSADKDTVAVNGVDTGNATNTGNADVKTSPPGNPDGFVPNKDTLKSILSNGVVRVSVENPSRPFYSEDNGKPQGFNVDFANLLFAQKEFTSGDHAIITVDTHHGVDTYPAVPDQLTKTDKQGNALVDVAMDGLTFPDNTPSGVVYSIPYVEDFGYSLIVARGSPVRSATDLAGKTIGVLQGDPDVKAFVLKAFPNSKIVELSDASIEGQRSWMSHFLDEHQVDAIVYDYPFGVSEIKGTDLTFAVTKLDGSNLAYKIGVRKEDSALLIYLNSAIAKVKQSPAYLDLLRKYFISDQVLTTAAASGEKTYVVRAGDTLNAIAASQLGSGARFVDVQKRNNLPNPNLILIGQHLIIPLR, from the coding sequence ATGAAGAAAATTCTGGGTTCGGTTCTTTTCCTGATCTTGCTGGCTGCCGGTTGGTATATCCACGAGGGCGGCCTGAAAAATCCTCTTAACAGCGTGCAGAGCGCCGACAAAGACACCGTCGCAGTGAACGGGGTGGACACCGGCAACGCCACCAATACTGGCAACGCCGACGTCAAAACGTCGCCGCCGGGCAATCCGGACGGGTTCGTGCCCAACAAGGACACGCTGAAATCGATACTGAGCAACGGTGTCGTACGCGTTAGTGTCGAAAACCCGTCGCGGCCGTTCTACTCGGAAGACAACGGCAAGCCGCAAGGCTTCAACGTCGATTTTGCCAATCTGCTGTTCGCGCAGAAAGAGTTCACCTCGGGCGACCACGCGATCATCACGGTCGATACGCATCATGGCGTGGACACGTATCCGGCTGTCCCGGATCAACTGACGAAAACCGACAAGCAAGGCAATGCGCTTGTCGACGTCGCGATGGACGGCCTGACGTTCCCCGACAACACCCCGAGCGGCGTCGTCTATTCGATTCCCTATGTCGAGGACTTCGGTTATTCGCTGATCGTCGCCAGGGGCTCGCCGGTCCGCTCCGCAACTGATCTGGCGGGCAAAACGATCGGCGTGCTGCAGGGCGATCCGGATGTGAAAGCGTTTGTCCTGAAAGCGTTTCCGAACAGCAAAATCGTCGAACTATCGGATGCGAGCATCGAGGGGCAGCGTTCGTGGATGTCGCACTTCCTGGACGAACATCAGGTCGACGCCATCGTCTACGACTATCCGTTCGGCGTCTCGGAGATCAAGGGCACTGACTTGACGTTCGCCGTCACAAAACTGGACGGGTCCAATCTCGCGTACAAAATCGGCGTACGCAAGGAAGACAGCGCGCTCCTGATCTACCTGAATTCCGCGATCGCGAAGGTCAAACAGTCGCCCGCGTATCTGGATCTGCTACGTAAATATTTCATCAGCGATCAGGTATTGACTACCGCGGCGGCCAGCGGGGAGAAGACCTACGTGGTCCGCGCCGGCGACACGCTGAATGCCATTGCCGCGAGTCAGTTGGGCAGCGGTGCGCGATTTGTGGACGTACAAAAGCGCAATAACCTTCCGAACCCCAATCTGATCCTCATCGGGCAGCACCTGATTATTCCACTACGCTGA
- a CDS encoding DUF3563 family protein, whose protein sequence is MRLMESAARNRRNVYLAASADLADLERRMRCLEPNGEI, encoded by the coding sequence GTGCGGTTGATGGAGTCTGCTGCACGGAACCGCCGCAATGTTTACCTCGCCGCATCGGCTGACCTTGCGGACCTCGAAAGGCGGATGCGATGTCTGGAACCCAACGGAGAAATCTGA